One Gemmatimonadaceae bacterium DNA segment encodes these proteins:
- a CDS encoding PTS system mannose/fructose/sorbose family transporter subunit IID, producing the protein MSAAPVLPVGTRLAIFLRLLAIQSAWNYETLVGNGIGFSVEPALRLLPGGVGGEAYKSALARQSQYFNTHPYLASVAVGALARVELDQEDPTRIVRFRTALCGPLGAAGDRLVWAAWLPFSVLLGLLAFGLGGGAGAVVLTFLVAYNVGHLALRIWGLRQGYALGMQVARALAVPVLRSGAQWVSRAGAALAGVAIPLAISRGIGEAPTQAQLAGLLAAVGAIGLGLSRLKGRYELWKWSLGILTLIALVAMVRA; encoded by the coding sequence ATGTCCGCCGCCCCGGTCCTTCCTGTCGGAACGCGACTGGCAATCTTTCTTCGATTGCTGGCAATCCAGTCGGCCTGGAACTACGAAACGCTGGTGGGAAACGGCATCGGGTTTTCGGTGGAACCCGCGCTCCGCCTGTTGCCCGGGGGCGTTGGGGGCGAAGCTTACAAGTCCGCGCTCGCGCGACAGAGCCAGTACTTCAACACCCATCCGTACCTCGCATCCGTCGCGGTCGGCGCGCTGGCGCGAGTGGAACTCGACCAGGAAGATCCGACCAGGATCGTGCGGTTCCGCACGGCGCTGTGCGGTCCGCTCGGTGCGGCGGGCGACCGGTTGGTGTGGGCGGCCTGGCTTCCCTTCAGCGTGTTGCTGGGGTTGCTCGCATTTGGACTCGGTGGTGGAGCGGGGGCCGTGGTCCTGACGTTCCTCGTCGCATACAACGTGGGGCACCTGGCGTTACGGATATGGGGGCTGCGGCAGGGGTATGCCCTGGGGATGCAGGTGGCCCGGGCCCTCGCGGTGCCGGTGCTGCGCTCGGGGGCGCAGTGGGTGAGTCGGGCCGGAGCGGCCCTCGCCGGCGTGGCCATTCCCCTGGCGATCTCGCGAGGGATCGGCGAAGCGCCGACCCAGGCACAGCTCGCCGGGCTGCTCGCCGCGGTTGGGGCAATCGGGTTGGGCCTGTCCCGGTTGAAGGGGCGGTACGAGTTGTGGAAGTGGTCGTTAGGCATCCTGACCCTGATCGCCCTCGTCGCGATGGTGCGCGCATGA
- a CDS encoding PTS sugar transporter subunit IIC, with translation MTFADMAIIALLGAVLGLDTVSFPQAMYSRPIVACTVTAGLLGAAPAGLLLGALVEAFALETLPVGAARYPEWGSSSAVGGALVATSPQFTAGSMLTAVVATVLMAWLGGWSMVQLRRLNARWAHQRQAFVNAGSRRDVIGLQLYGISADLLRGAVMTVVGLLVFAPLYARSLETWGIGLGATRLLLISLAGVAAVGAVYKVFHATPRTGWYFLLGLGLGLLVLVLR, from the coding sequence ATGACCTTCGCCGACATGGCCATCATCGCCCTGCTTGGTGCCGTACTCGGGCTGGACACGGTGAGCTTTCCGCAGGCCATGTACTCGAGGCCGATAGTTGCGTGCACCGTGACCGCGGGCTTGCTCGGGGCGGCACCCGCGGGCCTGCTCCTCGGCGCGCTCGTCGAGGCCTTTGCGCTGGAGACATTGCCCGTCGGTGCGGCGCGCTACCCTGAATGGGGCTCGTCTTCCGCCGTGGGCGGCGCCCTCGTGGCGACGTCGCCGCAGTTCACGGCCGGGTCCATGCTCACCGCGGTCGTGGCCACCGTCCTGATGGCCTGGTTAGGCGGCTGGTCGATGGTGCAACTCCGTCGACTCAACGCGCGATGGGCCCACCAGCGGCAGGCGTTCGTGAACGCCGGATCGCGTCGTGATGTGATTGGCTTGCAGCTCTACGGCATTTCGGCCGACCTGCTGCGTGGCGCGGTGATGACCGTGGTCGGGCTCCTGGTGTTCGCGCCGTTGTATGCGCGCTCGCTGGAGACGTGGGGCATCGGCCTGGGCGCGACGCGGTTGCTCCTGATCTCGCTGGCTGGCGTCGCGGCGGTGGGTGCCGTCTACAAGGTCTTTCACGCGACGCCACGCACCGGATGGTACTTCCTGCTCGGACTCGGGCTCGGGCTCCTCGTCCTGGTGTTGCGCTGA
- a CDS encoding HPr family phosphocarrier protein — MIERSVQVTNKNGIHARPAAEIVKLAARYRSQITMLRDDLEVNGKSIMGVMMLAAECGATLTLRADGPDADDALAALTTLISGRFGES, encoded by the coding sequence ATGATCGAACGCTCGGTCCAGGTCACGAACAAGAACGGCATCCACGCCCGGCCCGCGGCGGAGATCGTCAAGCTGGCGGCCCGCTACCGGAGCCAGATCACCATGCTGCGCGACGACCTCGAGGTGAACGGCAAGAGCATCATGGGGGTCATGATGCTGGCCGCCGAGTGTGGCGCCACGCTGACGCTCCGGGCCGACGGCCCGGACGCCGACGATGCGCTGGCCGCGCTCACGACCCTCATCTCCGGGCGGTTCGGGGAGTCCTGA